The following nucleotide sequence is from Anopheles stephensi strain Indian chromosome 3, UCI_ANSTEP_V1.0, whole genome shotgun sequence.
AACATTTGCAGTAAGATGCATGTCGCAAGTAAGTGGTGCACATTTCGGAGTGAAAGCAACGAACGAACTTATGTGCCGGAATGTATCAAGGAAAAGGAAACTAACAGCAACGAATCGTTTTATATAGGTCTCGAAATGATACAGCCTCATTTTGAACCGGCAGCCATCGattaccagcagcagcaaacgcaccaccagcagcaacagcagcaaaagcaacaggaacaacagcaccaacatacagcacagcaacagcaacagcagcagcagcagcagcagcagcagcagcagcagcaacagcaacagcaacagcaacagcaacaacagcagcagcagcaacaacagcagcagcagcagcaacgccaacagcagcaacagcaacagcagattTCCAAAATTATCAGCAACCCTCCACCAGCAATCGTTAGCGCCCCAAATGGAACAACGATGTGCGTTGCCAAACTTATGATTGGGCTCGATCATGCGCCTCCAGCATTTAATGTGCGATCGCGTGTTTTGGGCGATGGAGGCACAAACTTAAACTACATTCGTACTGAAACCGGTGCTATAGTCACACTCCGAGGTCGTGGATCCATGAATCTTGAACCGCAAACAATGCAAGAAGCTCCCGAACCCTTGCATTTGTACATCGAACATCCATCGTAAGTTTGTGAAGGCGCGTCCTAGCCTTGCAGGCAGTGACTAGATGGCTAAAAGGttgctttctttcgtttttaggTTGGATGGGCTGCAGGGTGCTAAACAGTTGGCGAAAAATTTAATCGAAACTTTGCAAGAGGAGCTCACCTTTTTTCAGGAGAACAATATTCCCAAAGCAAACTTTCAGCTAATACCCCAGTCGAATATAGTGCAAACAACCCAAGTCACGCAAATGCCCCCGATTTTGCGGACCCAGCATGTGACACAGCCGAACGGTATTATTCACCAACCGCCACCGACGGTGCTGGGACCTCCACCTCCAAGCTTTGTGCAGCATCCGCCTGCCTTGCCGCAGAGCCAGCCCCCGCCACCGCAGATAATTCAGCAGGCGCCTACAATAATACAGTCACACGTGCCAGTACAAATTCACCAGCAGCCGAATAATGTCGTAATCTCACAAATCCAGACCACAGCACCTCCATCGCAAATAGCAAACGTAAGCAATCCTCCGCCGGGGACTCAAATACGTCCGCCGATAGTACAGATCAAAAACTCGCCCGCTGGAACACACCTGTCCCAGCCGCCTCCGAGCATACAGATTCAACAGGCGCCTGCGGAAGCTCCGCAGCAAATCATTGTGAATCCGGCACCACCATACCAGGTGCAATACATACAGCAAAATCCATCCATTCAGACAAGCAGTGGGCCCCATCCAAGTGGACAGGTTACGATTCAGCATCTTATTCAACCGCAATCGCAACCAGTCCAGGGAATTGTACAAACAACAATACCTCCGCCACAGTTCGACCATTTTCAGCGGCCACCACAAACCCAGCAAATCATCACGGTGCAGGGTAGCACGGCGTTCATGGTGCCGCCGCCGAACATTATTCACCAGACGGCGCCACAGCCACAGAATCAAATCATTTTCCAAACGCAGCAACCAATCCTGACGCATCATCCGCCGCCAGAATTGGCCCCCATGGGACCGCAAGCGCAGATCAACCAGCCGACCGGGATGCTTATAAACGGGGCAGACGCGAAGAAGGTCGGTGGACCGGCGGAGCTGCAAATCAAGCAGGATTCGCTCAAGCTTGACGAGGGTCCACCTCCCGGGACCATACTGCAGCAGATACCGACTAGCGGCCAACTAGCTAAAACAACTGTGATTCCTGTATCGTCAATACCGGGCATACCGATCAGCCAACCGCCACCACCGATCATGTCCGTGCCTCCCCCGACAGTGCAACATATAGTCGGCAATACGATCATTACGTCGCAACCGAACGCGCCAATCACGCATGGTGGAATTCCGCAGCAAATTTTTAGCCAAATTCCGGTGTCGATTCAATCGTTTGCTCCCGCTCCGCCGCCCCAACAAATGCAGGTTAGCGGGTCCCATTTTGTCGTCAGCGCTCCCCAACCATGGCCTGTCGTTACTGCCTCAGGCCGCAGGACAACAAATACAGCAAGTGCCGGTCAGCACGGTCCCGAGCATCCAGATAACTACGCAACCCATGCGAAACCCGAATGAAATTCACATCATTAGCCAACCCACGATTATCAGTGCTGCAGAGTACCGTCCGCCGGcatcacagcaacagcaaatcaTAGCGACTAGTGCATTTAACCCGCAAATCCAACCTCCACAAGGTAAGCTTACTGGTTTTAGCTGTGATGTAGAATGTACGAACACGGGACATATATCGACAAAATATCTGTCCACTATCAGTTGGTTTGGAACAGCTAGGGCGTAAACAATCGACGAACTGCAATTGATCATTTTTCCGTGGTATAAAACTCATACCTAAGTAAAACCACTATGTAAGAAAGTAGTAATGCACTGCCTGATGATAAACTACTACCCCTTTGCTACGTCTATGCACTTCTAGAGAAAGGCGAAACAATGTAATAGCGGACAGATTTCCGACGTCTTTAAGTGGTGTAGGACCCTTCTAAAGCAGCAAAAATTTAAGATGAAATTGGAGATCAAATCAACGTTTTAAATGTCCTGAACAAAATATACATTGCCAACGTGTCATTGTCTTAAGAGAAGCTTTCTATGCGACAATTTGACAAAATTAGCAATTTATCGCGTTTGTCAAAAATATCATCCTAACGGCGGGATCGTCAACGATCAAAAGGACAGGGAGCTAATAGAATTTGTTGAACAAacggatgttttttttctaatccaAGACGGCGTAACAAATCATCGCTAAggttcaggaaaaaaaactgataacATTCATTTTTAACTCACACACATCCATGGCCAAGGTGTCAGATGATTGATGTAGGGACTAGGTGACAATATATAATCCTGTCCTTGACTCGTGCAGGCAGTCAATAACGCACATGGATTAAATTTATTGCGCCAATAGACACCGAGCCGGAGTAAACGTTCCACCTTCATAATACCAAAATAAGATCTACAAACAATTTCTTTTTGCCCAAGTGTTTAGTGAAACCTTGTTTCCCATGCATTTTCCTATTGACTGCGATTGATATTCAAAGCAGGAATAACTGTATTTACttatgtttgtttgcatcTTTACTAGGTGTCCAGGTGCAGTTTCACACAGTACCACCACCCACTCAGCAAATCATCACCAGCTTGGCCAATGCACAAACGCAACCACCACCGCAAGCCCCACAGTCGCAGCTGATGGAAAACCAGCAAGGACCACCACAGCATCAGATTATAATAAATGCGCCGATTCCTCCGCagccacctccaccacccccATCGTTTACCACTGTACAATATTCTACCCAGGAAGCCCCAAAGGTATCGTATGGTTGAGCAATGGGAAAAAGGGTAGAAAGTTACAAGCGCACATTCTTCTAACACTTGCTGTACTTCCATTTGTCCAGCCCAATGTGGAACAGTTGCAACAACGGCCACCGCCACCACAACCGCAaccaccacagcagcaaacGTCGCTTAGTATAGCTGCACAATCCCAACCGCATGCCGTAATGCTGCGTCCTGGTCAGAAACGTAAAATACCAGATGACGACGTTACTAAAAATATGCCACCCAAGATAGGCATGGGGtaagtttaaattttgttgCATATAATTCGTTCTCGTTTTCAACATACGAAATTTCACTTAAGCCTTTCCTTGAAACATATGCATCAGCGGTTTTAACATTAAAAACATTGGTAAACACGCAGTATCCGATAGGCAAACACATGCCTGTGAGTGGCGGGTTGCAGATGAATGTGGTTTGCACAGTACGAAAGCTCCCATTGTCGATAGTTTAAAAGTTCATTTTGGTCGTGTCTTATATTTTAAGAGCATGAAACAATTAAAAGATCTAGTAGTAATGTCTAATATTCCTTCAGTCAACTAATCAACATGTGTTCTTGATCGCTTAATATGCTGGAGTTCGGATCCGAGAGACCACGTGTATACCATTCTGAGCTGATTTAGGCGTGCCACTGTTAACCGCAACTTGCCAGTATCCTGAACGAAACATAACATTTAAATTATGGATGATCATTGAACGATCATTTTTCAAACAGTCTATCTTAACTAACTATCCATCTAGACAATTTGCTGTACAATTAAAGCCACAACAAAGCGGTGGCTTTGTACGGAtgcagaaattaaaaaaaagacgtGTATGTTCTTAGCCATTCCTGCCGATATTTATTCTAAAATTATGTTGATCGATAAATGTTCACATTTCAGTATGGAATAGAGTATGAAACTACTTTGCAGGATCATTTTACTTGGACATTGTAAGGCCTGACAGGCGCTCGTGCTCAAGGAATTTTCATTGGAAGAcattattaaaattgaaagCGGATTTAGCGTTAAATTTATCAAGTTTTAATGTATATTTTATGTTTAGCTGTATTTTCATGTAATGCTCCTGGCAAAACGCAAACGCTGTTTAATTGTAACTTGATACTTTCTTAAGCATGAATCATAGGTCCAGAAATATTTTAGCTGATGAGCAATGAGTTCAAATTTTAAGCACAAGATTTTAAGCCGATTTCCTTATTTACATATGAACTTTTCGAGAACCTTTTCTTTCGTATGCTGCAGCAGTATGGTGTATTGCATATTGTCAGTAGTATTAAGTCATGCCACAATAATGTACCATCATAACGCTAGTGGTAACGTTTAATTATTTGTCACCTTAAAGTTCAATTTATGGGGGCAATGTGTGTAGGATGAGTGGCGCCGGAAGAAACTTGCCAGTGGGAAGCAATGGAGGAATCTTGACGGCAGCTCAAGCCAAATGCATCATGTCATCGGTGTCGACTGGTACGGCCACTACGACGTCCACAACGGGCGTCGGTCTAATATCGTCTCAAATGTCTGCAGATCATTTAGTAGGTAAAGTATCTGGCGCTGTGTTAGATTTAGTAAATTTCGTACGTGtaatgtttaatgttttttgtgcaatatCCCTTCTCGCTATATTTAAGCTGGCTCCATGAACTATATTCGCCTGTAGTCACATCCACACTTCACTGCGAGCGCAACTGATAATTTTTCAGCATCATTGCTCCATTCACTGTTCCATGATACAATTCTCAGCCAGCAAGAATTGTTCTCAGTTATCTATTGGATCCGCAGTAGAACCCGTCCTATAGAAGGTtcagcaagcaaataaatcattttaatCACAGGATCTGCATTACAATACATTGTCACTCACCAATGCGACATACTACCCGCCTACCAGTCGCGTTAATGCTCAGCTTTATTATTTGAATTACAAATAATAGTTCTGTACGTATTTTCAGTGCTAATCCTTCAACagggaaacaaaaattttatatCTATTTTTGTGATGCGTACCGGCGTTGACACTATAATTAAGTGCCTGTTGATTTAAGTAAAATAAGTTAACATACTTAAATTCATTTTCGTTTTTTAAGCAGATCACAAAATTGATCCTGTAATCCAAACGCACAAATTGGGACAACCTTCCTGAGCGTTTGGCTGTGGTTTCTAAAACTGCCGCTTACTATTTAAAAATCCAATACCAAACACCCTATTACAGCTTGATTACCATTACTCTTGCTTCATCATTTTCGTGACTTGAAATATGTATTAGGTTTCAAGCAGAATTCGGACGCAATCGAAAGCAACGGAAAACATATTCTGAACCCATCATTACTCTATTCCCCACATGCTTTCTctcacacatttttttttttcttcaatgaTATTTGACCCTGTTATTTTAACGCATTTTACTGCTATTGCATTCGAATAGTTCTTATTATTGAgtacgcatttttttttcttcattttactcaTTGCATTTATTGCTGGCTGCTGTTTGCGGATGCTGATTACAGACTACAGACGACAAAAATAAACGCAGGATCTCTAGGCAGCCCGGCTGATTCGATCCAGGACGGCAATCAGACCAGCTCGACTATTTTGGTGAAATAATTAAACGCAAACCCGTTGCGTTGCGCCGGACTTGTTAACCAGACGATAGCTCTAGTGCAGCAGAAGTAGAAGAATAGGGCTCGTACTTTGGACGGGAATGGTAGAGTAGAATAcctttgttttcaatttgtaCGATAACCGGCGCTAATATACGGCAAAGTAATAGCATCATCAAAGCGAGCACAACGTTGTAGGAACACACACAATCTACGACAACTACCAGATTTTATATCTGATTGATATTGTTAATGTTGTTAAATAATTCGCGCTTTCCGTTTCCGATCGTAGCTGTGGTAGCAGGGTAAACATATATATAGCTCCGATGTTCTAGTGTGCAGCAAAGTGCAGCCATGCACATCTTTTTACAACAGCCCGGTAACCTGCTGGCACACGATTGTCTAGGGAAACGACATTGTATCATAATGTAATTAAATCTATTTCGATTTGTGTAGTATGTACATCCCTTTTGAATTAAGTTTGGTCTACAATAATATCAGCATGCAGCACTAGGCACGCTCTTGAATCAACAGTTGTGAGATTAATTTTGTAGCGACTGTTTTGTATCCAAGCTTTGAATGACCGATGAGGCAGGGAAAGTCAATAGTGTAAAAGAACTGTTTCACAAGATGTTGTGAACTTCTAGGAAGTGGTGGAATTATTTATATAATTGTGAatattttttccaaatttttgaaaaaaaaaagatatccATTATGATAAACTATTATGAATATTAAAAGGGTTTTCCCCATTCATTCCATGCCATCACTTTTAACATATCcgaaacaattttgaaatttgaaagtGAAGTGAACAACAGTGAAGTGCTTGCAAAATGTGTTCAACTTTCACCGGTGGACAAATCTTTCGGCCCAGCGGCAATTGCTGATctttctgcaaaaaaaagttcaacaaTATTCAACGAACTTTGAACCAATCTCCTTGTTGAAATGGATTATATCAACTAAACAGTacttcttggcactacaactggTTTCGATCACTGACTAGAGCTGGTATGAAGGCACTGTTTTAACTATGGACGACCTATACATTCTATGTATCGATGGATGCCAATCATACCAAGGTAATAGGCATTAGAGCTGACAATATATTGGAGTTTAATCATCGCAGGACAAACATCAAGCATCAAGTAGACGATTTTTCATGTACATTATTTCAGTCACCGATCATACCAAAACATGTAGTGTGTAAATAAGTGTTTTATACTAGAACTGGAGAAGTGCAGTGCTTAAAgtagaaaaacaaatcctttAGTTTATCGTTTGGCATTGGAAATGGCATCATAGCCATCAAACAGCTTGCACATCTATTGTTTAAGGGCCCAATAACAGAGTCAAATGGTGgttataaatgttttttttttttctccgggAATCTGCCGTTAGAACGCTCGGTCTGGCGGTAACAACCTTGGCGTCTACATAATACACCCAGCAACAACCCAGTGGCCTTACCATCTCCAATGCCCTTGAAATGCCTCCGTAATACTGAAGCAAAACTAGAAGATTCGGCATTTAAATGGCTCGGAAATTCAATTGTCCACTGTGAAATCTCAAAAATAACCTAGCGCAATGATTTCCTTGCATAATTTTGAgtaaattgatgaaaaatacCACAGCTTCTTGGCGTTAACATTGATTGTTTACACTTCGCAATGAtagttgttcttcttcttactgttttttgttttcatcttcCTGAAGAGAAACCCGAAAATGAcaagacgcacacacacacacactcttacaACCGGGTGTTTCATACACGGTGACAGGCCGTTACgaccaaggtatatggatatagaaggtagagttgtttagagcaaattgacatttctccaCCTGACATAACAATTCCggggtgatcgaggggaagggtattgagaagagtgatggcagcgtcggaggaggcgccggtggtggtatcgcttgcgattttttgacgaaaaatgcaaccaaatatcgtcaatcttctgtggaacaacatttgatatgcgaagatgacccataaattagcgaaattgctcaagggattgagaatcgaggctgtttgttcatgtttgttgccccataccatctgtttttgtaaacaaactctgacataactcgactaaaatgtcgccctgtcaaatcgataaaaatccaccttctaaatacatacaccttggttacGACTCGATTTtgaccaaggtgtatgtatttagaaggtggatttttatcgatttgacagggcgacattttagtcgagttatgtcagagtttgtttacaaaaacatatggtatggggctaccaacatgaacaaacagcctcgattctcagtcctttgagcaatttcgctaatttatgggtcatcttcgcatattaagtgttgtcccacagacgattgacgatatttggttgcatttttcgtcaaaaaatcgcaagcgataccatcaccggcgcctcctccgacgctgccgtcactcttctcaatacccttccccttgatcacctcggaactgttatgtcaggtcgagaaatgtcaatttgctctaaacaactctaccttctatatctacataccttgatTTTGACCAAAACGCTACCCGATTGTGCACTGGGTTCGTTTGCAGGCGGACTGTCATTGCTTTGTTTACATCTGACACACGCCACACGCGCTTTGGCCTGTACACCGGCGATTTCTACATGAAAAGCTTGCTAGTTGCAGCAAACGTCTGTTGCAAAAATGCCGAAAGAACAGTTTCGCGAGGCGGATGTGATAAAGAAAATGTGAGTATGGTGAAGAAACGCTCAAACCCCTTAAAATACTCATGCAATTTGCTGTTTCCACGCAACACAGTTCGCACGTTTCGTTCAACATTGACAGCGCCCAGCAGATACAGCAGGAAGCGCATCTGCATGTCGTGGCCAAGAATTTGTACAACCAAAATGCAGAACGCACACCGGTCGCGTACGGTGTGCTGGACCGGCGGATGGGAGTGAGTCAGAAGGACGCCACCTGCGACACGTGCAAAAAAGGGTTAAATGACTGTGTGGGGCACTTCGGGTACATTGATCTGGCGCTACCGGTGTTTCACATCGGCCACTTCCGAGCAACGATTACCATTCTGCAGTCCATATGTAAAGTATGCTCGCGGGTAATGTtgaaggaggaggaaaagaaaCATTTCAGCGCTCGCTTAGTCAACCCCAACCTGTCATACCTGGCGAAGAAATCCATCCACAGCCAGGTGCTGaagaaagcgaagaaaagCACCAAATGTCCGTACTGCGGCAACTTGAACGGTCCGGTGAAAAAAGGCCCAGGACTGATGAAGATCGTGCACGAACCGTTTCGAGGGAAGAAGCCCTCTGATCCGCTGGTCACCAACGCGCTCCACCAGATGCAAGCCGCGATAGAGTCGAACCGCGAACTGTCCCAAACAGTCGTCGGCCCGGCGTCGCTATCGAAGGAACTGAACCCGGTTGAGGTCCTGGATTTGTTTCGAAACATTCCGAAAAGCGACGTACCGCTGCTGGGCATGACATCATCACAATCGAACCCGGCCGATCTGATTGTGACGCGCGTGTTTGTGCCCCCGGTATGCATCAGACCGTCGGTCGTGTCGGAGGTGAAGGCTGGCACGACGGAAGATGATTTAACGATGAAGCAGAGTGAAATTTTGCTCATCAGCGACGTGATTGCGAAGCATATGATGACCGGCGGCAAGATCGAGCTAATTCAAGAAGACTGGGACTATTTGCAGCTCCATTGCGCTCTTTACTTCAACAGCGAGTTGTCCGGCATCCCGCATTCGCTAATGGTAGGCCGTCGAGGGACTTTTGCAtcgtgtgcgcgtgtgtttaTAATGCTGTTTTGTGCTTCTTTCCAGCCGAAAAAGCCCACCCGCGGTATCGTGCAACGGCTGAAAGGAAAGCAGGGCCGGTTTCGCGGAAATCTCTCCGGCAAACGTGTTGATTTCTCCGCCCGTACCGTCATTTCACCCGATCCAAATTTGATGATTCACCAAGTGGGTGTACCGGACAGGGTAGCAAAGATTCTCACCTTTCCAGAGAAGGTAAATACGGCTAATATTAATGTAAGTATGAAACATTGCACCAAGTTATGGTAAAATGCGTGTGCCTAAGATTAACAACCCAAATCGTATGCTGTTCCGACAGCGCATGCGGCAACTAATTCGCAACGGCACGGAAAAGCACCCGGGAGCAAACTATGTACAGCAAAAGGGCAGCGCGTTCAAAAAGTATCTCGCGTACGGAAATCGGGATAAGGTTGCGCAAGATCTCAAGTGCGGCGATATCGTCGAGCGCCATCTAATTGACGGCGATGTGGTGCTGTTTAATCGTCAGCCGAGCTTGCACAAGCTCAGCATCATGTGTCACGTTGCCAAAGTACAGCCGCAGCGTACATTTCGCTTCAATGAATGTGCCTGCACACCGTACAATGCCGATTTCGACGGTGACGAGATGAATCTTCACCTGCCCCAAACCGAAGAGGCACGTGCCGAAGCGCTCGTACTGATGGGCAACAAGTCCAACCTGGTAACGCCCCGCAACGGAGAGCTGCTGATTGCGGCCACCCAAGACTTTATCACCGGTGGGTATCTGCTGACGCAGAAGGATCAATTTTTAACCCGTGAACAGGTGATGCAGCTGGCCGCTTGCATGCTATCCGGACCGGATGCAAACCTGCAGATCGATCTGCCCAGACCGGCCATTCTGAAACCGCGCAAACTGTGGACCGGCAAACAGATATTTAGCCTCATCCTCAAACCAAACAGTCAGTCCGTTGTGAACGCGAACCTGTCCACCAAGGGGCGTAACTACACGAAAGATACGGATCTGTGTGTGAAGGATTCGTGGGTCATCATTCGAAACTCGCAGCTGTTGTGCGGTGCCATGGATAAGGGAACGCTTGGCTCGGGCACGAAAAACTGTATCTTTTATGTTATTTTGCGCGACTTTGGTGAAGATCATGCGATCCGATCGATGTGGCGGCTGGCTCGGATGGCATCATACTTTATGATGAACCATGGCTTTTCGTTTGGTATCGGCGACGTAACCCCTAGTCGGAAGCTGCttgaagagaagcaaaaactgCTGGAAAACGGATATCGCAAGTGTGACGAGTACATTGCGGAAATGAAGAAGGGTACGTTGCAGTGTCAACCGGGCTGCACTGCGGAGCAAACTTTGGAAGCGGTCATGCTGAAAGAGCTGTCCAGCATTCGTGAGCTAGCGGCAAAAGCTTGCTTTCGAGAGCTACACCCAACAAACAGCGCGCTCATCATGGCCCAGTCGGGCTCGAAAGGATCGAACATTAATATCTCACAAATGATTGCCTGTGTCGGCCAGCAAGCCATCAACGGCAAACGAGTACCGAACGGGTTCGAGGATCGGGCGTTGCCTCATTTTGAAAAGTTTTGTAAGTATTCGCTGTTGCACTGTACTTACTAGCTAATCAAACAAACGCTAATTGTAAATGTGTCTGACGCAGCTAAAATTCCTGCCGCACGAGGTTTTGTGCAGAACAGCTTTTATTCCGGGCTTACACCGACCGAGTTCTTCTTCCACACCATGGCTGGCCGAGAGGGACTGGTGGATACGGCGGTCAAGACAGCAGAAACGGGATATCTACAGCGACGATTGGTGAAGTGCCTGGAAGATTTGGTCGTGCAGTATGACGACACCGTCAGGAACGCCATCGGTGAGGTGGTAGAATTTACGTACGGTGCTGACGGGCTGGATCCAGTCTACATGGAGGTGAAGAACAAACCGGTGGATATCGAAAGACAGTTTATGCACGTGCGAAATTCGTTTCCCTGCCGCGATGAGCTACCGCTACGGGGTGAGGAAGTGGTCAGCGTAGGAAAGCAGATTTTAGCCAAACCAGAGTTTTCTAAATGCAGTGCCAATTTTCACCGGGAATGTCAGTACGTATTTCACTGGAAGCAGAGCAGTGGATTGCAAATTGCGAAACatttaacacacacaaacatcttGGTATGGTTTGCTTGATTTTAGGAATTTTCTGGAAAAGTTTGGCGCCCGTTTGGCGACAATTCAACGGCTTTATCGCACCGGATCGAAAGTGGCGCTGGAAGTGGAGCGCACCACGGCCGGTCAGGTTGAACAGTTCCTTCTGCAAGTGCGCAATAAGTACAGCAAAGCCATCACCGAACCGGGAACGGCCGTCGGTGCCCTGGCAGCGCAAAGCATCGGTGAGCCCGGTACCCAGATGACGTTGAAAACGTTCCATTTCGCCGGTGTA
It contains:
- the LOC118509902 gene encoding LOW QUALITY PROTEIN: extensin-2-like (The sequence of the model RefSeq protein was modified relative to this genomic sequence to represent the inferred CDS: deleted 1 base in 1 codon), producing the protein MHVASLEMIQPHFEPAAIDYQQQQTHHQQQQQQKQQEQQHQHTAQQQQQQQQQQQQQQQQQQQQQQQQQQQQQQQQQQQQQQRQQQQQQQQISKIISNPPPAIVSAPNGTTMCVAKLMIGLDHAPPAFNVRSRVLGDGGTNLNYIRTETGAIVTLRGRGSMNLEPQTMQEAPEPLHLYIEHPSLDGLQGAKQLAKNLIETLQEELTFFQENNIPKANFQLIPQSNIVQTTQVTQMPPILRTQHVTQPNGIIHQPPPTVLGPPPPSFVQHPPALPQSQPPPPQIIQQAPTIIQSHVPVQIHQQPNNVVISQIQTTAPPSQIANVSNPPPGTQIRPPIVQIKNSPAGTHLSQPPPSIQIQQAPAEAPQQIIVNPAPPYQVQYIQQNPSIQTSSGPHPSGQVTIQHLIQPQSQPVQGIVQTTIPPPQFDHFQRPPQTQQIITVQGSTAFMVPPPNIIHQTAPQPQNQIIFQTQQPILTHHPPPELAPMGPQAQINQPTGMLINGADAKKVGGPAELQIKQDSLKLDEGPPPGTILQQIPTSGQLAKTTVIPVSSIPGIPISQPPPPIMSVPPPTVQHIVGNTIITSQPNAPITHGGIPQQIFSQIPVSIQSFAPAPPPQQMQVSGSHFVVSAPQPWPVVTPQAAGQQIQQVPVSTVPSIQITTQPMRNPNEIHIISQPTIISAAEYRPPASQQQQIIATSAFNPQIQPPQGVQVQFHTVPPPTQQIITSLANAQTQPPPQAPQSQLMENQQGPPQHQIIINAPIPPQPPPPPPSFTTVQYSTQEAPKPNVEQLQQRPPPPQPQPPQQQTSLSIAAQSQPHAVMLRPGQKRKIPDDDVTKNMPPKIGMGSIYGGNVCRMSGAGRNLPVGSNGGILTAAQAKCIMSSVSTGTATTTSTTGVGLISSQMSADHLVDYRRQK
- the LOC118509901 gene encoding DNA-directed RNA polymerase III subunit RPC1, with product MPKEQFREADVIKKISHVSFNIDSAQQIQQEAHLHVVAKNLYNQNAERTPVAYGVLDRRMGVSQKDATCDTCKKGLNDCVGHFGYIDLALPVFHIGHFRATITILQSICKVCSRVMLKEEEKKHFSARLVNPNLSYLAKKSIHSQVLKKAKKSTKCPYCGNLNGPVKKGPGLMKIVHEPFRGKKPSDPLVTNALHQMQAAIESNRELSQTVVGPASLSKELNPVEVLDLFRNIPKSDVPLLGMTSSQSNPADLIVTRVFVPPVCIRPSVVSEVKAGTTEDDLTMKQSEILLISDVIAKHMMTGGKIELIQEDWDYLQLHCALYFNSELSGIPHSLMPKKPTRGIVQRLKGKQGRFRGNLSGKRVDFSARTVISPDPNLMIHQVGVPDRVAKILTFPEKVNTANINRMRQLIRNGTEKHPGANYVQQKGSAFKKYLAYGNRDKVAQDLKCGDIVERHLIDGDVVLFNRQPSLHKLSIMCHVAKVQPQRTFRFNECACTPYNADFDGDEMNLHLPQTEEARAEALVLMGNKSNLVTPRNGELLIAATQDFITGGYLLTQKDQFLTREQVMQLAACMLSGPDANLQIDLPRPAILKPRKLWTGKQIFSLILKPNSQSVVNANLSTKGRNYTKDTDLCVKDSWVIIRNSQLLCGAMDKGTLGSGTKNCIFYVILRDFGEDHAIRSMWRLARMASYFMMNHGFSFGIGDVTPSRKLLEEKQKLLENGYRKCDEYIAEMKKGTLQCQPGCTAEQTLEAVMLKELSSIRELAAKACFRELHPTNSALIMAQSGSKGSNINISQMIACVGQQAINGKRVPNGFEDRALPHFEKFSKIPAARGFVQNSFYSGLTPTEFFFHTMAGREGLVDTAVKTAETGYLQRRLVKCLEDLVVQYDDTVRNAIGEVVEFTYGADGLDPVYMEVKNKPVDIERQFMHVRNSFPCRDELPLRGEEVVSVGKQILAKPEFSKCSANFHRECQNFLEKFGARLATIQRLYRTGSKVALEVERTTAGQVEQFLLQVRNKYSKAITEPGTAVGALAAQSIGEPGTQMTLKTFHFAGVASMNITQGVPRIVEIINASKAISTPIITAEIENETSMEFARKVKARIEKTTLGEISSFIEEIYRADDCFLLIKLDLDRIRVLGLEVNAETIRYSICTSKLKLKQDNVDVCGPSIITIRPDSSKHSHSLNAELQRLTTAIPNVVVAGLPQVSRAVIAVDDSRGTHKYRLCVEGCGLRDVMATFGVIGSKTKSNNIIEVYQTLGIEAARTTIMTEITEVMEGHGMSVDHRHIMLLASQMTSRGEVLGITRHGLAKMRESVFNLASFEKTADHLFDAAYYGQTDSVDGVSERIILGMPASIGTGLFKLIHNHNDTQLEPVNKLIFNMVLGE